A DNA window from Cutaneotrichosporon cavernicola HIS019 DNA, chromosome: 2 contains the following coding sequences:
- a CDS encoding uncharacterized protein (Amidase), whose protein sequence is MTTSTTTWDKIAAEKRAARDALIPKEWLVEVADDVIDVMDIPAKSGVLSAAELEITETAAPALIKKMVDKELTSEAVTVAFCKRAAIAQQVTNCLTEIFFEQAITQAKKIDDAYAQTGKPAGPLHGLPVSLKDNFNVKGYDTTVGFVAWCNEAAKIDSELVKLLHEQGAVLFCKTNIPTAMMIAESYNNVWDYTCSPWNRNTSSGGSSGGEGALVAFKGSPLGVGTDIGGSIRIPSALSGIYGLKPSFGRFPTYGSRSGMPGQEAVRSINGPMSSSLEACTLFSKTVVDSQPWLRDPQCLPIPWREVELPQQLVFGILMDNGIVRPTPPVTRALLETKKALEAAGHKVIEWTPFDLAESKSLIERFFVGDGGVKISSTIAAGSEPWPKGLTTYQQAAEKSKSSPPLVGDLWTLQAERNAYNKGMLDAWNATVEITGTGRPIDGLISPVTAYASCPRYTFAHVTYTSVWNITDQSSAVFPVTRVTEADVRPDDLGEFRNEEEKKVWESYDPKVVVGAPVGLQIVTRRLEEEKALALAGVAAKALGK, encoded by the exons ATGACTACCTCTACTACCACCTGGGACAAGATCGCcgccgagaagcgcgcGGCACGCGacgccctcatccccaaGGAGTggcttgtcgaggtcgccgacgatGTCATCGATGTCATGGACATCCCCGCCAAGTCGGGCgtcctctccgccgccgagtTGGAGATTACCGAGACGGCGGCACCAGCCCTCATCAAGAAGATGGTGGATAAGGAACTTACTTCCGAGGCCGTCACTGTCGCGTTCTGCAAGCGTGCGGCTATCGCGCAGCAGGTG ACCAACTGTCTCACCGAAATCTTCTTCGAGCAAGCCATCACCCAGGCTAAGAAGATCGACGACGCTTACGCCCAGACCGGCAAGCCTGCCGGTCCTCTCCACGGCCTCCCTGTctcgctcaaggacaacTTCAACGTCAAGGGCTACGACACGACAGTCGGCTTCGTCGCGTGGTGCAACGAGGCTGCCAAGATCGACTCGGAACTGGTCAAGCTCCTCCATGAGCAGGGTGCTGTGCTCTTCTGCAAGACTAACATTCCAACCGCAATG ATGATCGCCGAGTCGTACAACAACGTCTGGGACTACACCTGCAGCCCGTGGAACCGCAACACGTCATCGGGGGGTTCGTCGGGAGGTGAGGGTGCTCTCGTCGCCTTTAAGGGTTCGCCGCTTGGCGTTGGCACCGACATTGGTGGCTCGATCCGTATCCCGTCCGCGCTCTCGGGAATCTACGGCCTCAAGCCCTCGTTCGGCCGCTTTCCGACGTATGGTTCCCGCTCGGGTATGCCTGGTCAGGAGGCCGTGCGCTCGATCAACGGGcccatgtcctcgtcgctcgaggCTTGCACGCTCTTCTCCAAGACCGTTGTCGACTCGCAGCCATGGCTCCGCGACCCTCAGTGCCTCCCGATCCCAtggcgcgaggtcgagcttcCGCAGCAGCTCGTCTTTGGCATCTTGATGGACAACGGGATCGTCCGCCCCACGCCTCCCGTCACCCGTGCCCTTCTCGAGACTAAGAaggccctcgaggctgCTGGTCACAAGGTCATCGAGTGGACGCCATTCGACCTCGCAGAGTCCAAGAGCCTGATTGAGCGCTTcttcgtcggcgacggaggGGTCAAGATCTCCAGTACGATCGCCGCCGGCTCCGAGCCATGGCCCAAGGGCCTCACTACTTACCAGCAGGCCGCCGAAAAGTCCAAGTCGTCCCCCCCACTCGTCGGGGACCTTTGGACTCTCCAGGCGGAGCGTAACGCCTACAACAAGGGCATGCTCGACGCGTGGAACGCGACCGTGGAGATCACTGGCACCGGGCGCCCTATCGACGGCCTCATCTCGCCCGTCACTGCTTACGCCTCGTGCCCGCGCTACACTTTTGCGCACGTCACGTACACGTCCGTGTGGAACATTACCGACCAGAGCTCGGCCGTGTTCCCAGTGACCCGGgtcaccgaggccgacgttAGGCCCGATGACCTTGGAGAGTTCcgcaacgaggaggagaagaaggtgtGGGAATCATATGACCCCAAGGTTGTCGTCGGTGCACCCGTCGGTCTCCAGATCGTCACCCGccgccttgaggaggagaaggcccTGGCCTTGGCTGGcgtcgcggccaaggcgctcgGCAAGTAG
- a CDS encoding uncharacterized protein (Major Facilitator Superfamily) — MGQLQRKIETFFWGKPPASDKERKLLRKLDMVILSYICLSYWINYLDRANLANAFATGMEQAVGFKGNDYTMAQACFTAGYVIGQVPGALILGSGRISPRFWFPFCVCAWGFCTLGLAFVKNPQSVMAIRFVMAIFEASTFSGSHYILGSWYKDEELGKRTAVFTSAAQFGTMFSGIMQGAIRQTMHNRNGLEGWQWMMIINFAMTIPIGIYGFVMFPGTPQTVNSFWLTEEERELCLSRLPPHEHYVVTWPRFKKSILTIVSTWRYYLFSALFMVSATSFEKTGIYNEFLFWLKYAGYPDYLVNYYPCIYTAVAIVGTYIMTVYCDATGHRFIANVIMFVSVLISSIMLLIWNLPTGAHFFAYIIGGIGYAGQASNFAWANSLTRDDEMLRSVTLFSMNLFSNLWNLWYQIAVWPIVDRPRFRNGQIATIVTGAVAVGIAGAIAWCSRRFKPDLPQNRVEDMDAADGDASSYTEKGGVEYTTAVKPTY; from the exons ATGGGCCAGCTGCAGCGCAAGATCGAGACGTTCTTCTGGGGCAAGCCCCCCGCCTCGGACAAGGAGCGCAAGCTTCTGCGGAAGCTCGACATGGTCATCTTGTCCTAT ATTTGTCTCTCATACTGGATCAACT ACCTTGACAGGGCAAACTTGGCCAATGCGTTCGCTACGGGCATGGAACAGGCTGTCGGCTTCAAGG GAAATGATTACACGATGGCTCAGGCGTGTTTCACCGCCGGCTACGTTATCGGACAGGTTCCAGGTGCCCTCATTCTCGGTTCGGGGCGCATTTCCCCCCGATTCTGGTTCCCATTCTGCGTCTGTGCTTGGGGATTCTGCACTCTCGGATTGGCATTTGTGAAGAACCCTCAGTCGGTCATGGCGATCCGCTTCGTTATGGCCATCTTTGAGGCGTCGACCTTCTCCGGATCTCAC TACATTCTTGGCTCGTGGTAcaaggatgaggagctcggAAAGCGCACGGCCGTCTTCACCAGCGCCGCACAGTTCGGAACCATGTTCTCTGGCATCATGCAGGGCGCCATTCGCCAGACTATGCACAATCGCAACGGCCTGGAAGGATGGCAGTG GATGATGATCATCAACTTTGCCATGACTATCCCTATCGGCATCTACGGCTTCGTTATG TTCCCGGGAACACCGCAGACGGTCAATTCGTTCTGGCTTacagaggaggagcgtgagCTCTGTCTGTCGCGTCTGCCTCCCCATGAGCACTACGTGGTTACGTGGCCTCGTTTCAAAAAGTCGATCTTGACTATTGTCTCGACATGGCGCTACTACCT GTTCTCTGCGCTCTTCATGGTGTCTGCTACGTCGTTTGAGAA GACCGGTATTTACAACGAGTTCTTGTTCTGGCTCAAGTACGCTGGCTACCCCGATTACCTCGTCAACTACTACCCCTG CATCTACACCGCGGTGGCCATTGTCGGCACATACATTATGACCGTGTACTGCGACGCCACTGGACACCG CTTCATTGCCAACGTGATCATGTTCGTGTCTGtcttgatctcctcgatTATGCTCCTGATCTGGAACCTTCCGACTGGCGCCCATTTCTTCGCTTACATCATCGGCGGCATCGGTTACG CGGGCCAAGCCTCGAACTTTGCCTGGGCCAACTCGCTCACCcgtgacgacgagatgtTGCGCTCGGTCACTCTCTTCTCCATGAACCTCTTCTCTAACCTCTGGAACCTCTGGTACCAGATTGCCGTCTGGCCCATTGTCGACCGGCCCCGCTTCAGGAACGGCCAGATTGCGACGATCGTAACTGGTGCCGTGGCGGTCGGCATCGCCGGCGCCATCGCCTGGTGCTCGCGTCGCTTCAAGCCCGACCTGCCGCAGAACCGCGTGGAAGACATGGACGCTGCCGACGGTGACGCCTCGAGCTACACCGAGAagggcggcgtcgagtaCACGACGGCGGTCAAGCCCACTTACTAG
- the PRO2 gene encoding uncharacterized protein (glutamate-5-semialdehyde dehydrogenase) translates to MASNPAEAIALNARRAFEASQLVAPSERDIALTAIRTALSEKRDEVLAANKADMDAARPLVEAGKLSASLFSRLDLGKKGKYDSMLQGITDVAALPLPTGQVTFAKELGPGLALHRVTCPVGVLLVIFEARPEVVVNIAALAIKSGNAAILKGGKESTLTATLLSKIIADALAKTQIPSTFVQTVSTRSEISGLLAQDKYIDLVMPRGGNELVMSIKNQTRIPVMGHADGICAVYLDKSADENKAIRVAVESKIDYMAACNAAETLLVNESLVNTLWPKVANALAAVDVSLRCDAVTLAAIKGQPAEAKAQAAAAADFDTEFLGPEIAVKVVPSVGDAIKHINEHSSHHTDSIVTEDETSMSAWARGLDSANCFINASTRFADGTRYGLGTEVGISTGKTHARGPVGLDGLVIYKYVLRSEKTDGSLIADHEKGQGYTHTDLARDQPPF, encoded by the exons ATGGCGTCCAACCCTGCCGAGGCGATTGCACTGAACGCACGCCGTGCCTTTGAGGCgtcgcagctcgtcgccccCTCTGAGCGCGACATCGCCCTCACTGCGATCCGCACCGCGCTCTCGGagaagcgcgacgaggtgctcgcgGCAAACAAGGCGGACATGGACGCTGCGCGTCCCCTCGTCGAGGCAGGCAAGCTCAGCGCATCCCTGTTCTCCcgactcgacctcggcaagaagggcaagtATGACAGCATGCTGCAGGGCATCACGGATGTAGCGGCGCTGCCCCTCCCCACCGGCCAGGTGACGTttgccaaggagctcgGGCCGGGTCTCGCTCTGCACCGCGTGACGTGCCCCGTCGGCGTGTTGCTGGTCATCTTCGAGGCGCGTCCCGAGGTCGTTGTGAACATTGCCGCGCTTGCCATCAAGTCTGGCAACGCGGCCATCCtcaagggcggcaaggaGAGCACTCTGACTGCGACCCTACTGTCCAAGATTATTGCCGACGCACTTGCCAAGACCCAGATCCCCTCCACTTTTGTCCAGACTGTGTCGACACGGTCCGAGATCTCGGGCCTCCTCGCACAGGACAAGTACATTGACCTCGTGATGCCGCGCGGTGGCAATGAGCTCGTCATGAGCATCAAGAACCAGACCCGCATCCCGGTTATGGGCCACGCCGACGGTATCTGCGCCGTTTACCTCGACAAGAGCGCGGACGAGAACAAGGCGATCcgtgtcgccgtcgagtCCAAG ATCGACTACATGGCCGCGTGCAATGCCGCCGAGACGCTGCTCGTCAACGAGAGCCTCGTCAACACGCTCTGGCCCAAGGTCGCTAACGCGCTCGCTGCTGTCGACGTGTCGCTGCGATGCGATGCCGTAACCCTGGCCGCGATCAAGGGCCAGccggccgaggccaaggcgcagGCCGCAGCCGCTGCCGACTTTGACACCGAGTTCCTCGGCCCAGAGATCGCTGTCAAGGTCGTGCCTTCGGTTGGGGACGCGATCAAGCATATCAACGAGCACTCGTCGCACCACACCGACTCGATcgtcaccgaggacgagaccAGCATGAGCGCGTGGGCGCGTGGTCTCGACTCGGCCAACTGCTTCATCAACGCCTCGACCCGCTTTGCGGACGGTACCCGGTACGGACTTGGCACCGAGGTCGGCATCTCGACGGGCAAGACGCATGCACGTGGCCCTGTTGGGTTGGACGGCCTGGTCATCTACAAGTACGTCCTGCGGAGTGAGAAGACGGACGGGTCTCTCATTGCCGACCACGAGAAGGGCCAGGGATACACTCACACCGACCTTGCCCGCGACCAGCCCCCATTCTAG